The following are encoded together in the Nyctibius grandis isolate bNycGra1 chromosome 5, bNycGra1.pri, whole genome shotgun sequence genome:
- the TMEM209 gene encoding transmembrane protein 209 — protein MTPEQSPATSLIDRTIKMRKETEARKVVLAWGLLNVSVAGMIYTEMTGKLISSYYNITYWPLWYIELALASLFSLNALFDFWRYFKYTVAPTSLVMSPGQQTLLGLRNAAVQTTPPRELAAKKVPSSTPSPPIQGQSVLSYSPSRSPSASPKFTTGCITGYSPQLQALSSSGASYGGAVTYSPGSSYSKASTFNPSPSGSPYPTSIGPVESGGLRSRSRSSPVMYNSPTGKEDYMTDLVSLDTFLRNEEEKQNRIQLGSSDSSSPSSSPSFWNYSRSMADYSQMLRKFQYQLACRSQAPSAHKDEADLSSKQAAEEVWARVTMNRQLLDHMDSWTAKFRNWINETILVPLVQEIESVSTQLRRMGCPELQIGEASISSLKQAALVKAPLIPTLNALVQYLDLTPNQEYLVERIKELSQGGCMSSFRWNRGGDFKGRKWDTDLPTDSSIIMHVFCTYLDSRLPPHPKYPDGKTFTSQHFLQTPDKPDTSNENVFCIYQSSINPPHYELIYQRHVYNLPKGRNNMFHTLLMFLCIIKTKESGMLGRVNLGLSGVNVLWIFGE, from the exons ATGACGCCAGAACAGAGTCCAGCGACTTCCCTCATCGACAGGACCATCAAGATGAGGAAGGAGACTGAAGCCCGGAAAGTGGTCTTGGCCTGGGGACTCCTTAACGTGTCTGTTGCAGGCATGATCTATACTGAAAT gacTGGGAAACTCATAAGCTCGTATTACAACATCACATATTGGCCACTCTGGTATATTG AACTTGCACTTGCATCTCTGTTCAGCCTCAACGCCCTGTTTGATTTCTGGAGGTACTTCAAATACACAGTGGCACCGACGAGCTTGGTCATGAGTCCTGGCCAGCAGACCCTGCTGGGGTTGCGGAATGCAG CGGTACAAACAACTCCCCCACGTGAGCTGGCAGCAAAGAAAGTCCCGTCTTCGACACCTTCTCCTCCAATCCAGGGTCAGAGCGTGCTGAGTTACAGCCCATCCCGCTCCCCCAGTGCCAGTCCAAAGTTTACTACCGGTTGTATCACAGGGTACAGCCCTCAGCTACAGGCTCTGTCAAGCAGCGGCGCTTCTTACGGCGGTGCTGTAACCTATTCACCAGGCAGCAGCTACAGCAAG gcTTCCACCTTCAACCCCTCTCCCAGTGGATCACCATACCCCACGAGTATCGGACCAGTGGAAAGCGGCGGGCTAAGGTCTCGTTCCCGCTCTTCCCCCGTTATGTATAACTCTCCCACCGGCAAAGAAGACTATATGACAGACCTCGTGTCACTGGACACCTTCCTTCGAAAcgaagaagagaaacaaaacagaattcaaCTGG GAAGTTCAGATTCCAGCTCTCCTTCCAGCAGCCCAAGTTTTTGGAACTACAGCCGTTCCATGGCAGACTACTCACAGATGCTGAGAAAGTTCCAGTATCAGCTGGCTTGCAGGTCCCAGGCTCCGTCAGCACACAAGGACGAAGCTGATCTGAGCTCGAAACAGGCTGCAGAAGAG GTTTGGGCACGGGTGACAATGAACCGACAGCTCCTTGATCACATGGATTCCTGGACTGCTAAGTTCAGAAAC tggATTAATGAGACTATTCTGGTGCCACTTGTCCAAGAGATCGAGTCTGTGAGCACTCAGCTGAGGAGAATGGGGTGTCCAGAGTTGCAGATCGGAG AAGCCAGCATCAGCAGTCTGAAGCAGGCAGCGCTCGTTAAAGCTCCGCTCATTCCAACCCTGAACGCCTTAGTGCAGTATCTGGATCTCACACCGAACCAGGAGTATTTGGTTGAAAGGATCAAAG AGCTTTCTCAGGGAGGATGCATGAGTTCATTCCGCTGGAACAGAGGAGGGGATTTCAAAGGCCGCAAGTGGGACACCGACTTACCCACTGACTCCTCT ATCATCATGCACGTGTTCTGCACTTACCTCGACTCCAGGCTGCCGCCTCACCCCAAGTATCCCGACGGCAAAACCTTCACTTCTCAACACTTCCTTCAGACCCCAGACAAACCAG ACACGTCAAACGAAAACGTCTTTTGCATCTACCAAAGCAGCATCAACCCACCCCACTACGAGCTGATCTACCAGCGCCACGTCTACAACCTTCCCAAG GGCAGAAACAACATGTTCCACACCTTGCTCATGTTCCTGTGCATCATCAAGACGAAAGAATCGGGGATGTTGGG gCGGGTCAATCTGGGTTTGTCGGGAGTCAACGTCCTGTGGATTTTTGGAGAGTAA